gtaggaaaagcatataaatgtaagtaagtatgtaaatatgtaacATAAGTAAGCATGCGAATGTACATATAACGTATAAGTGTTTGTAAGCGCTAAACAATGATTAACTGTGCTTATCGCAGCCAACTTCAAGTAGGAAATGTAAAAACAAAtgcttaaaaatgttaatgttaagTAACGGATTGTGAATGTAAAGTTGAAAAAGACAACGGTTGGTTTTacagaaaattaataaagacATTGTGTAAAGCCTATTTTTACTGTCACAGCTTTCAAATGTTTTgtgttaaaattaaaattgaattaatttaaaatgatcAACATTATGTATTTGACTTGTAAACATCATCAAGATGTAAAGACCTTCCGCAAACTGGTGTCGAAAGTGAAATGAGGAGAGATCTGCCCGCCCGGGAAACACACGCTTGACACACGAAGGAGGACACCCCTTGGGTGAATCCCCTAGTGCTGGAGGATGCGCGACTTCTGGGCGAGCACGGCCTCCGACTGGTGGAGTCGGCGCTTGCTGCTGTAGTTGCACAGCTTGCCGGCGACCTTGCTGAGGGTGGTGGCCGTGGAGGAGGTGATCAGGTCCAGGGCCTGCAGCCGGTTGTCCAGTTCGTCGAGCGCCGACAGCGAGGCGCTCGTCGTCGTGGCGGTCAGCAGGGTGGACAGATTGCTGCCGGCGGAATCGCCGGCGGCATCCGCATCCGGATGCGCATCGGTGGCGGGCCCGATGTCGATGTCGCTGAGCTGATTGGCCAGCGGATCCTCGTCATAAGGATCGTAGGGGGGTCTTAATTATTGCTTGAACACGAACAGACCCGTGGGGTCCCACTCGTTGTCGTCGACGGGGCCGAAGCACTCATCGAAGTACCACTCCATCGTCTTGTAGACGTGGCTCAGCGACCTGGCGATGGCGTGATCCTCGTCCGGATACACCTGGTGTCGGAATTTCACCTGCTGCTCCACGAGCGCCCGCACCAGCATCAGCGTGTGCTCCTGGTGGACCAGCGTGTCCGCCGTGCCGTGCATTAGCATCAGGTTGCGGCCCTTGATGTTGCCCGCCTTCATCGTGAGATCCGCCTCCTGGAGGGCACGCAAATAGTCGCCCTTCAGCGGGATGTAACGCTCCGTGAAGAAGGAATCTGCAGAAAGGGATGCACATAAGTTGGGTTGCAATAAATGGTCTCTACATCTAAGTGCCACTCACAGTGGAATCCAAAGTTGACAATGGGATTGATTGCCACCGCGCACTGCAGCACCTGTTGCGAGTCGTCGATGAGCATCATGGAGGAGGCGTAGCCACCGTAGCCCCAGCCAAAAGCGCAAATCCTCAGCGGATCGATGAACTTCAGGTTGTCCCGCAGGTACCTATAAAGTGATATATATTAGATGCTTATATATACTATGTTCATGGGGATTCCCTTACGTTAGGACTCCTAGTTGATCCTCCACCTCGACGGTGCCTAGTTTACCGTGCACCTGGGTGCGGAGCAATTCACCCTGGAAGCCACTGCCACGCCCGTCGATCTGGGCCACAATAAAACTCCTCTGGCTGGCCAAATACCAGTTCCAGTCCACGTGGAAGCGCTCTGTTACCAACTGTGATCCCGGCGAGGCATCGCTGGGTTTTTTTTCAAAGagaaatcattatttttaagaAATGTTTCAAATCAAATTGTCAAAGccttaaaatgttaaatacaACGAACTTTTGACTACACTAGCTGAAGAAAGAATAGTAACTTACACGTGGAGCACCAGTGGAAAGGCCACGTCTTCCTCCTCTCGCATTCCGGGTGGCAGGAAGAGCCGCACCTGGGCGTGGAATCCGTGACGGATCTCGACGCTGAAGGTGCGTGATTGCGGAATGGCGAGTTGGGAGAGTCGGTGGCGCAGGACATCGCCGGCATTTAGCACATAAATCTTGTCATTGCTGGCCGTTTCCACCAGGTAGACACTGGGTGCCTCCGGACCCAGGCACTCCTGTACGTAGTAGCTGTAGTCCTGGCTGAACTGCACCCGATTGAACAGGCAATTCTTGGGTATATCGTAGAGGCAATCGTCTGGCTCCAGGCGAGCCACAATATCCTCCCACCGATCGCCCCGCTGCGAGATTCTGGCCCGGTGGAGCCGGTACGTGGACTCCGTGTTGTCGCAGGTAAGACAAGTGGGCGATGTGGAGGTGATATACGTCCGATTCGATTCGGTGACATTGAGCTTCAGGCTAATCTTGTACAAATGCCGTTCGCCAGGTCTCTTCTCCGGCGCAGCCATGAAGTAGACGATCTCATGCGGCTCATCCCAACCGACGATCTCGGTGACCTCGAACCGACCCATGGTCAGCGGCACGGGTCGTCGGTCCAGCGAGGATATGAAGACCACGTGGCGGTAGTGACCGTGTTCGCCATCTCGAACTGGCAAACGCTTCAGCAGATAGCCACCATTGCTGATCTCATGCGTCGTGTGCGTTTGGCCATCCGTCACATTCACATTCTGACTCTCCGCTTGGATTTCCTCCGCATTCTGGACCATCTTTCCCAGCCGATTGTGGCCCTGGTTGCGGACCGAGAAGATGGGCCGTTCCGATGGCAGAACCCAGCCATCGTTGATGGTTACCTCCGTGTGCACCGCCTGGCAATGGAAGTGTGGAGCTCTGCACAGCACCGTGGTGGCCTTGGTCTGTTCGCGATTGGTCACCGTCACCGAAAGGTCAGTGGATGAGGCCCATGTCAAGCCGCCCACGTAGCTACCATTGGAGAGCTCACTCGGCAGCTTGATCTGCGTGGGAAAGATGTACTTGATCACCGAGAGATTCACCACGTTGACCGTGACATTCGGATTGCGGGAACCCGTCTTGGGGTAGCGTTGGCTCATCACCGCCGGGTATTTGATATCATCGCCCATCCAAGTATATCTGCGGAAATTACAAAAggaaaattgcaattattgCCGATACCTAATGTACTTAATAATATGCTTTTGCCATGAAATGCATCTTTAAATGCATACAAGTGTGAGAAATGCCAATGGACTTCCACTCACTTATACTCGTTGACCTCGCTGTCATTGTAGCTGAGGAAGGCCAAAAAGAGTCCGTCCGGCGAGAACTCCATGCTGCTCCGGCGGCTCTCCAGCTCCGGCACATTCTCATACATCCAATCGGGCACCCCATTGAACACCACACCTGTGGATTCGCCTTCCAGCGAACCCGATCCCGTCTGTGTTATCCGGCACACAAGTTCGCCCTGCACCTTGGGCTTGTAGTAGATGTCGTTGTGGTGGACAAAGGCGATGGCTTGGTTTAAATTGTAACCACCGGCCTTGCCATTCGGATTTGGTGCGGAGGAGCCGGAGGCTCCGGCGGATGCTGGTCCATTGGCAGCGCCAGCCAGGCTGTTTAGGATTATGCTGCCACTGGGCAAAGGGGCCATTGTCGTGGTGCTAGCGCCGCTGGCACCACTTGCGCCACTGGCACCACTGGGTGGTGGTGCTCCAAGCGGTGGCGGCGGATTCGCTGGCGCCCACACCACGTGCTGGAGGCGTGGCGCCTCCGCTATGTTCTCCGTTGGGCCCAACGGAAATGTGTTCGCCGTCTGCACCTCGTATACGTGATGTCTGTTCGGAAAAAAGATGGAATATATGCAAATAATCTATTTCAAACTTTgtattgttaattgttaagaATTAAGCAGctacaatataaattatattcacATTGTAGGAAGCAGcggaaattaaatatttaaataaatacaaataatatgAATTCTCGATTAATGTCTATGAGATAACCCACCTGGAGCCCTCGGCATTTGAGTCCGACTGCAGTAGTACGTATTTCTGGTCAGGTGCGACTAGAAATGATTCCGCATTCAGTTGGCGCTGAAATATGTGATTGCATTCATAGCCAATCATTGTTAGTTGATTTTTTTAGGAACTTACGAATGTTGAATTGGTCATTAGGATGCGTGTGGTAAGATCGGCCATATTGAGAATGGAGAGGCCGCCCGTTGGGTCGCGATAAATGAGCTCACGACCTACAAAAAGAACTTGGACTCACTAAGAAGGACTTGCAACATGTATCGCAGGACTCACCATTGCTCCAGGTGCCGTTGAAGGGCTTCCACTGGAGGCTTCTGCCCAGAATGTCGCTGGGCAGCATCCGGCGACCCCGGATCCGTAGACCCTCATCCTCCGGCGACAGCAGGAAGATCGAGAATATGATCAGGCTAAAAACGGCAGCGATGACCAGCAGGGCGATGAAGATGCCACGCCAGTTGCGGCGTTCCGGGGAAATGGCCACCAGTTCCTGGAAAATTGCAAAGTGTAATCCGGTTTTAGTATAGATTTTAACAAAATAGGTCAGTATAAAGCGCTGTTATGTAATATATCAGAAAGTCAATACTAGcaatgggttttttttttcataatgaCTTGCAAATACTTGCTGTTCACTCCTTTTTCGCATTCAATATTTCCCAATTTCCCCTTAATTGGTTAATTGCATGCGACTGCGCCTTGTTTTCGATTTAATTAAACTAATGGCATAAGAACGAAGGTTAGTCATAGGAATAGTTTGGGAATTTATCAAATTATATATCTTAATTCTGTGTATTGAATTTACCCACTCCctaatgaattatttttatctaACTTCCACACCCTTTTCCCACAAGTGACCATGCGAAAGTGCTAAActattttaatgcattttgcatGTGTGGTTAGAAGTGGCACGCCCACATAACACCCCGCCTCCCatcaattttcatttagcCAGGACTCGGATTTCTTATCGCAGGACTCGGAGCTGTTCACTTGGAGATGGTTTTATTtctggtttcggttttggtttcggttgCTGTACccattcattttcattttgattttgattttcatttagattttcattttcccttTCGTCGTCGCATTTTGCAAATTCGATTCCAGCCGTCGTCCCCGAAGTGGCTTACACTCGCAATCAATGGCACTGCTTGTGcagaaattgaattaaaaattgataTGCACTTGGCTGTGGGagtgtggaaatggaaaatgctgGCTGTATGGTAAATGGCGAATGGCAAGTGGTAAATGAAAGCAGTAAAGGGGATTTCCCGGCTGGCATGTGAGGGCAAAAGTGCTAATTGAAATTAGTTGCTCGGGCTGCTGACTGCCAACAAATTCGGTTGCCAAGGAGAAAGTTTGCCCAAGTCGAGAGATCGCTGCACTTTCATGGCCTCGTGCATTCGCTTTATTTTTGTGGGCTGTTAAATCCACTTTATGTCCTGGGAAATTCCAGTCTGTGCTGTTCTCTCCTCATGATGAGCGCCATCAAAAAGTTTCGAGCTGCGTGATTTCTGTACAGTTGTACAGTTTTAATAGGAGGTCATAAAATCACCCAACTTAACTATATTTTCCTTGTTTCCCAACTTTAcgacattattttttttgggaaaatatataaaatgttgaaatttaATGTTCATTTCGTATGCATAAATCAAAggttttaataattaaattatttattatatctaCAGAGACAATGTGCaaccagcttttttgtttcctgacctatttaattaaatattaaatagcTGGTGAGTTAATAAACCACATTATAGCTAATTTTATTGCATACCCACCGGCAAGTAAAGAACACATTGCAATTAATCAAGCTCTTTGGCAAATATAAAgccaattttcaattaattgaaG
The DNA window shown above is from Drosophila melanogaster chromosome X and carries:
- the CG45002 gene encoding uncharacterized protein, isoform I encodes the protein MQTNVQIDSKNLRSTDDNFRSRGHHITIEELVAISPERRNWRGIFIALLVIAAVFSLIIFSIFLLSPEDEGLRIRGRRMLPSDILGRSLQWKPFNGTWSNGRELIYRDPTGGLSILNMADLTTRILMTNSTFRQLNAESFLVAPDQKYVLLQSDSNAEGSRHHVYEVQTANTFPLGPTENIAEAPRLQHVVWAPANPPPPLGAPPPSGASGASGASGASTTTMAPLPSGSIILNSLAGAANGPASAGASGSSAPNPNGKAGGYNLNQAIAFVHHNDIYYKPKVQGELVCRITQTGSGSLEGESTGVVFNGVPDWMYENVPELESRRSSMEFSPDGLFLAFLSYNDSEVNEYKYTWMGDDIKYPAVMSQRYPKTGSRNPNVTVNVVNLSVIKYIFPTQIKLPSELSNGSYVGGLTWASSTDLSVTVTNREQTKATTVLCRAPHFHCQAVHTEVTINDGWVLPSERPIFSVRNQGHNRLGKMVQNAEEIQAESQNVNVTDGQTHTTHEISNGGYLLKRLPVRDGEHGHYRHVVFISSLDRRPVPLTMGRFEVTEIVGWDEPHEIVYFMAAPEKRPGERHLYKISLKLNVTESNRTYITSTSPTCLTCDNTESTYRLHRARISQRGDRWEDIVARLEPDDCLYDIPKNCLFNRVQFSQDYSYYVQECLGPEAPSVYLVETASNDKIYVLNAGDVLRHRLSQLAIPQSRTFSVEIRHGFHAQVRLFLPPGMREEEDVAFPLVLHVDASPGSQLVTERFHVDWNWYLASQRSFIVAQIDGRGSGFQGELLRTQVHGKLGTVEVEDQLGVLTYLRDNLKFIDPLRICAFGWGYGGYASSMMLIDDSQQVLQCAVAINPIVNFGFHYSFFTERYIPLKGDYLRALQEADLTMKAGNIKGRNLMLMHGTADTLVHQEHTLMLVRALVEQQVKFRHQVYPDEDHAIARSLSHVYKTMEWYFDECFGPVDDNEWDPTGLFVFKQ
- the CG45002 gene encoding uncharacterized protein, isoform D; amino-acid sequence: MVEIQKPHSALKRPSLKRETVVVNNSAPTIKKVTLVPKDEELVAISPERRNWRGIFIALLVIAAVFSLIIFSIFLLSPEDEGLRIRGRRMLPSDILGRSLQWKPFNGTWSNGRELIYRDPTGGLSILNMADLTTRILMTNSTFRQLNAESFLVAPDQKYVLLQSDSNAEGSRHHVYEVQTANTFPLGPTENIAEAPRLQHVVWAPANPPPPLGAPPPSGASGASGASGASTTTMAPLPSGSIILNSLAGAANGPASAGASGSSAPNPNGKAGGYNLNQAIAFVHHNDIYYKPKVQGELVCRITQTGSGSLEGESTGVVFNGVPDWMYENVPELESRRSSMEFSPDGLFLAFLSYNDSEVNEYKYTWMGDDIKYPAVMSQRYPKTGSRNPNVTVNVVNLSVIKYIFPTQIKLPSELSNGSYVGGLTWASSTDLSVTVTNREQTKATTVLCRAPHFHCQAVHTEVTINDGWVLPSERPIFSVRNQGHNRLGKMVQNAEEIQAESQNVNVTDGQTHTTHEISNGGYLLKRLPVRDGEHGHYRHVVFISSLDRRPVPLTMGRFEVTEIVGWDEPHEIVYFMAAPEKRPGERHLYKISLKLNVTESNRTYITSTSPTCLTCDNTESTYRLHRARISQRGDRWEDIVARLEPDDCLYDIPKNCLFNRVQFSQDYSYYVQECLGPEAPSVYLVETASNDKIYVLNAGDVLRHRLSQLAIPQSRTFSVEIRHGFHAQVRLFLPPGMREEEDVAFPLVLHVDASPGSQLVTERFHVDWNWYLASQRSFIVAQIDGRGSGFQGELLRTQVHGKLGTVEVEDQLGVLTYLRDNLKFIDPLRICAFGWGYGGYASSMMLIDDSQQVLQCAVAINPIVNFGFHYSFFTERYIPLKGDYLRALQEADLTMKAGNIKGRNLMLMHGTADTLVHQEHTLMLVRALVEQQVKFRHQVYPDEDHAIARSLSHVYKTMEWYFDECFGPVDDNEWDPTGLFVFKQ
- the CG45002 gene encoding uncharacterized protein, isoform G, with amino-acid sequence MNAAQSGGHTGGGGSMGKKGSQMEELVAISPERRNWRGIFIALLVIAAVFSLIIFSIFLLSPEDEGLRIRGRRMLPSDILGRSLQWKPFNGTWSNGRELIYRDPTGGLSILNMADLTTRILMTNSTFRQLNAESFLVAPDQKYVLLQSDSNAEGSRHHVYEVQTANTFPLGPTENIAEAPRLQHVVWAPANPPPPLGAPPPSGASGASGASGASTTTMAPLPSGSIILNSLAGAANGPASAGASGSSAPNPNGKAGGYNLNQAIAFVHHNDIYYKPKVQGELVCRITQTGSGSLEGESTGVVFNGVPDWMYENVPELESRRSSMEFSPDGLFLAFLSYNDSEVNEYKYTWMGDDIKYPAVMSQRYPKTGSRNPNVTVNVVNLSVIKYIFPTQIKLPSELSNGSYVGGLTWASSTDLSVTVTNREQTKATTVLCRAPHFHCQAVHTEVTINDGWVLPSERPIFSVRNQGHNRLGKMVQNAEEIQAESQNVNVTDGQTHTTHEISNGGYLLKRLPVRDGEHGHYRHVVFISSLDRRPVPLTMGRFEVTEIVGWDEPHEIVYFMAAPEKRPGERHLYKISLKLNVTESNRTYITSTSPTCLTCDNTESTYRLHRARISQRGDRWEDIVARLEPDDCLYDIPKNCLFNRVQFSQDYSYYVQECLGPEAPSVYLVETASNDKIYVLNAGDVLRHRLSQLAIPQSRTFSVEIRHGFHAQVRLFLPPGMREEEDVAFPLVLHVDASPGSQLVTERFHVDWNWYLASQRSFIVAQIDGRGSGFQGELLRTQVHGKLGTVEVEDQLGVLTYLRDNLKFIDPLRICAFGWGYGGYASSMMLIDDSQQVLQCAVAINPIVNFGFHYSFFTERYIPLKGDYLRALQEADLTMKAGNIKGRNLMLMHGTADTLVHQEHTLMLVRALVEQQVKFRHQVYPDEDHAIARSLSHVYKTMEWYFDECFGPVDDNEWDPTGLFVFKQXLRPPYDPYDEDPLANQLSDIDIGPATDAHPDADAAGDSAGSNLSTLLTATTTSASLSALDELDNRLQALDLITSSTATTLSKVAGKLCNYSSKRRLHQSEAVLAQKSRILQH
- the CG45002 gene encoding uncharacterized protein, isoform E, with product MVEIQKPHSALKRPSLKRETVVVNNSAPTIKKVTLVPKDEELVAISPERRNWRGIFIALLVIAAVFSLIIFSIFLLSPEDEGLRIRGRRMLPSDILGRSLQWKPFNGTWSNGRELIYRDPTGGLSILNMADLTTRILMTNSTFRQLNAESFLVAPDQKYVLLQSDSNAEGSRHHVYEVQTANTFPLGPTENIAEAPRLQHVVWAPANPPPPLGAPPPSGASGASGASGASTTTMAPLPSGSIILNSLAGAANGPASAGASGSSAPNPNGKAGGYNLNQAIAFVHHNDIYYKPKVQGELVCRITQTGSGSLEGESTGVVFNGVPDWMYENVPELESRRSSMEFSPDGLFLAFLSYNDSEVNEYKYTWMGDDIKYPAVMSQRYPKTGSRNPNVTVNVVNLSVIKYIFPTQIKLPSELSNGSYVGGLTWASSTDLSVTVTNREQTKATTVLCRAPHFHCQAVHTEVTINDGWVLPSERPIFSVRNQGHNRLGKMVQNAEEIQAESQNVNVTDGQTHTTHEISNGGYLLKRLPVRDGEHGHYRHVVFISSLDRRPVPLTMGRFEVTEIVGWDEPHEIVYFMAAPEKRPGERHLYKISLKLNVTESNRTYITSTSPTCLTCDNTESTYRLHRARISQRGDRWEDIVARLEPDDCLYDIPKNCLFNRVQFSQDYSYYVQECLGPEAPSVYLVETASNDKIYVLNAGDVLRHRLSQLAIPQSRTFSVEIRHGFHAQVRLFLPPGMREEEDVAFPLVLHVDASPGSQLVTERFHVDWNWYLASQRSFIVAQIDGRGSGFQGELLRTQVHGKLGTVEVEDQLGVLTYLRDNLKFIDPLRICAFGWGYGGYASSMMLIDDSQQVLQCAVAINPIVNFGFHYSFFTERYIPLKGDYLRALQEADLTMKAGNIKGRNLMLMHGTADTLVHQEHTLMLVRALVEQQVKFRHQVYPDEDHAIARSLSHVYKTMEWYFDECFGPVDDNEWDPTGLFVFKQXLRPPYDPYDEDPLANQLSDIDIGPATDAHPDADAAGDSAGSNLSTLLTATTTSASLSALDELDNRLQALDLITSSTATTLSKVAGKLCNYSSKRRLHQSEAVLAQKSRILQH
- the CG45002 gene encoding uncharacterized protein, isoform J; translated protein: MSVDLSGQQEPTISVITTVPVAQNGGEMDALLLGRIGELVAISPERRNWRGIFIALLVIAAVFSLIIFSIFLLSPEDEGLRIRGRRMLPSDILGRSLQWKPFNGTWSNGRELIYRDPTGGLSILNMADLTTRILMTNSTFRQLNAESFLVAPDQKYVLLQSDSNAEGSRHHVYEVQTANTFPLGPTENIAEAPRLQHVVWAPANPPPPLGAPPPSGASGASGASGASTTTMAPLPSGSIILNSLAGAANGPASAGASGSSAPNPNGKAGGYNLNQAIAFVHHNDIYYKPKVQGELVCRITQTGSGSLEGESTGVVFNGVPDWMYENVPELESRRSSMEFSPDGLFLAFLSYNDSEVNEYKYTWMGDDIKYPAVMSQRYPKTGSRNPNVTVNVVNLSVIKYIFPTQIKLPSELSNGSYVGGLTWASSTDLSVTVTNREQTKATTVLCRAPHFHCQAVHTEVTINDGWVLPSERPIFSVRNQGHNRLGKMVQNAEEIQAESQNVNVTDGQTHTTHEISNGGYLLKRLPVRDGEHGHYRHVVFISSLDRRPVPLTMGRFEVTEIVGWDEPHEIVYFMAAPEKRPGERHLYKISLKLNVTESNRTYITSTSPTCLTCDNTESTYRLHRARISQRGDRWEDIVARLEPDDCLYDIPKNCLFNRVQFSQDYSYYVQECLGPEAPSVYLVETASNDKIYVLNAGDVLRHRLSQLAIPQSRTFSVEIRHGFHAQVRLFLPPGMREEEDVAFPLVLHVDASPGSQLVTERFHVDWNWYLASQRSFIVAQIDGRGSGFQGELLRTQVHGKLGTVEVEDQLGVLTYLRDNLKFIDPLRICAFGWGYGGYASSMMLIDDSQQVLQCAVAINPIVNFGFHYSFFTERYIPLKGDYLRALQEADLTMKAGNIKGRNLMLMHGTADTLVHQEHTLMLVRALVEQQVKFRHQVYPDEDHAIARSLSHVYKTMEWYFDECFGPVDDNEWDPTGLFVFKQ
- the CG45002 gene encoding uncharacterized protein, isoform F — encoded protein: MNAAQSGGHTGGGGSMGKKGSQMEELVAISPERRNWRGIFIALLVIAAVFSLIIFSIFLLSPEDEGLRIRGRRMLPSDILGRSLQWKPFNGTWSNGRELIYRDPTGGLSILNMADLTTRILMTNSTFRQLNAESFLVAPDQKYVLLQSDSNAEGSRHHVYEVQTANTFPLGPTENIAEAPRLQHVVWAPANPPPPLGAPPPSGASGASGASGASTTTMAPLPSGSIILNSLAGAANGPASAGASGSSAPNPNGKAGGYNLNQAIAFVHHNDIYYKPKVQGELVCRITQTGSGSLEGESTGVVFNGVPDWMYENVPELESRRSSMEFSPDGLFLAFLSYNDSEVNEYKYTWMGDDIKYPAVMSQRYPKTGSRNPNVTVNVVNLSVIKYIFPTQIKLPSELSNGSYVGGLTWASSTDLSVTVTNREQTKATTVLCRAPHFHCQAVHTEVTINDGWVLPSERPIFSVRNQGHNRLGKMVQNAEEIQAESQNVNVTDGQTHTTHEISNGGYLLKRLPVRDGEHGHYRHVVFISSLDRRPVPLTMGRFEVTEIVGWDEPHEIVYFMAAPEKRPGERHLYKISLKLNVTESNRTYITSTSPTCLTCDNTESTYRLHRARISQRGDRWEDIVARLEPDDCLYDIPKNCLFNRVQFSQDYSYYVQECLGPEAPSVYLVETASNDKIYVLNAGDVLRHRLSQLAIPQSRTFSVEIRHGFHAQVRLFLPPGMREEEDVAFPLVLHVDASPGSQLVTERFHVDWNWYLASQRSFIVAQIDGRGSGFQGELLRTQVHGKLGTVEVEDQLGVLTYLRDNLKFIDPLRICAFGWGYGGYASSMMLIDDSQQVLQCAVAINPIVNFGFHYSFFTERYIPLKGDYLRALQEADLTMKAGNIKGRNLMLMHGTADTLVHQEHTLMLVRALVEQQVKFRHQVYPDEDHAIARSLSHVYKTMEWYFDECFGPVDDNEWDPTGLFVFKQ